In Spiroplasma litorale, a single genomic region encodes these proteins:
- the atpG gene encoding ATP synthase F1 subunit gamma produces the protein MANLSELKNELRSTKDIGKITGAMELVATAKLKKISKRLGNTQSYLKEVYEVFNYIISHTSDSKFMRKKDQEIKKTLWIIIGSNLGLCGGYNSNIIKLFKKNVKQTDLVLPIGNKIFNYSKANNYNIYKKLSNIDVDFSNEQSRELSIWLLENYLKKEFDSIKIIYTKFINNVTFDATILDMLPIESPKEKKDNDDLVLEPDGSTVLQTSVTMYLNTILFGTIIESQVSEQASRRMAMESATKNGKEIAEKLSILYNRKRQEGITQEISEIVGGANAQSSD, from the coding sequence ATGGCTAACTTAAGTGAATTAAAAAATGAGCTTAGATCAACAAAAGATATTGGTAAGATAACAGGTGCAATGGAACTTGTTGCAACTGCAAAGTTAAAAAAAATATCTAAAAGACTTGGTAACACACAAAGTTATTTAAAAGAAGTTTATGAAGTCTTTAATTATATAATTTCACATACATCTGACTCAAAATTTATGAGAAAAAAAGATCAAGAAATTAAAAAAACATTATGAATTATTATTGGTTCTAACCTTGGTCTTTGCGGAGGATATAATTCAAATATAATTAAGTTGTTTAAAAAAAATGTTAAACAAACTGATTTGGTTCTACCAATTGGGAATAAAATATTTAATTACTCAAAAGCAAATAATTATAATATTTATAAAAAATTATCAAATATTGATGTTGATTTTTCAAATGAACAATCAAGAGAGTTATCAATTTGATTATTAGAAAATTATTTAAAAAAAGAATTTGATTCAATAAAAATAATATATACAAAATTTATAAATAATGTAACTTTTGATGCAACAATTTTAGACATGTTACCAATTGAATCTCCAAAAGAAAAAAAGGATAATGATGATTTAGTTTTAGAACCTGATGGATCAACTGTTTTGCAAACAAGTGTAACAATGTATTTGAATACAATTTTGTTTGGAACAATTATTGAATCGCAAGTATCTGAACAAGCAAGTCGTAGAATGGCTATGGAATCAGCAACAAAAAATGGAAAAGAAATTGCTGAAAAATTAAGCATACTTTATAATAGAAAACGTCAAGAAGGCATTACTCAAGAAATTAGTGAAATTGTTGGTGGAGCAAATGCCCAAAGTAGCGATTAA
- the atpA gene encoding F0F1 ATP synthase subunit alpha gives MSLKINEISEVIKKQIKDYGKKITVSEEGKVASIGDGVALLYGLDNVMMGELLLFPNEIYGMVLNLEDGAVGAVVMGDDSKIKQGDKVTRTKKIVETAVGDELLGRVLNGIGMPIDGNGPLKNKKFSYVEKIASGVMSRKSVNQPLETGILSIDSIIPIGKGQRELIIGDRQTGKTAIAIDAIINQQGKNVKCIYVAIGQKESTVAQVVEKLKRANAMDYTVVISASASEPAPMQYISPYTGVAIAEEWMSKGDDVLIIYDDLSKHAIAYRTLALLLRRPPGREAYPGDVFYLHSRLLERAARVNEKFGGGSITALPIIETQAGDISAYIPTNVISITDGQIFLSEQLFNSGIRPAVDTGLSVSRVGSSAQIKAVKQTAGTLKLELAQYYELQAFAKFGSDLDETTKATLDHGAKIVELLKQRQYKPISQIDQAIVLLAIKKRLIKWLPLSEMTNFKETIFNFFNTDKNGVALRKLLETEKEFSDKLENDIYKQLVSILKTITSKLNGWVVSDFGDEKEFKGL, from the coding sequence ATGTCGCTTAAAATAAATGAAATATCTGAAGTAATTAAAAAACAAATTAAAGATTACGGTAAGAAAATCACAGTTTCAGAAGAAGGAAAAGTTGCAAGTATTGGAGACGGAGTTGCTCTTTTATATGGTCTAGATAATGTTATGATGGGAGAACTTTTATTATTCCCAAATGAAATTTATGGTATGGTTCTTAACCTAGAAGATGGTGCTGTTGGTGCTGTTGTTATGGGTGATGACTCAAAAATAAAACAAGGTGATAAAGTAACTAGAACAAAAAAAATTGTAGAAACTGCAGTTGGAGATGAGTTACTTGGTAGAGTTCTAAACGGTATTGGTATGCCAATAGACGGTAATGGACCATTGAAAAATAAAAAATTTAGTTATGTTGAAAAAATTGCTTCTGGAGTTATGTCAAGAAAGTCAGTTAATCAACCACTTGAAACCGGTATATTATCAATAGATTCAATAATCCCTATTGGAAAAGGTCAAAGAGAATTGATTATTGGAGATAGACAAACTGGGAAAACTGCAATTGCAATTGATGCAATAATTAATCAACAAGGTAAAAACGTTAAATGTATTTATGTTGCTATTGGACAAAAAGAATCTACAGTTGCACAAGTTGTTGAAAAATTAAAACGTGCAAATGCAATGGACTACACAGTAGTTATATCAGCTTCAGCTTCAGAACCAGCACCAATGCAATATATTTCTCCTTATACTGGAGTTGCAATCGCAGAGGAATGAATGTCAAAAGGTGATGATGTTCTAATTATTTATGATGATTTGTCTAAACATGCGATAGCATATAGAACACTTGCCTTATTATTGAGAAGACCACCAGGTAGAGAAGCTTATCCAGGAGATGTTTTTTATCTTCACTCAAGACTTCTTGAAAGAGCTGCAAGAGTAAATGAAAAATTTGGGGGAGGAAGTATAACTGCCTTGCCTATAATTGAAACTCAAGCGGGTGACATTTCAGCCTATATTCCAACTAATGTAATTTCAATTACAGATGGTCAAATATTTTTGTCAGAACAATTATTCAACTCAGGTATAAGACCAGCTGTTGATACAGGTCTTTCAGTTTCTAGGGTTGGTTCTTCTGCGCAAATTAAAGCAGTTAAACAAACTGCTGGTACTCTAAAACTTGAGCTTGCTCAATATTATGAGTTACAAGCATTTGCAAAATTTGGTAGTGATTTAGATGAAACAACCAAAGCAACATTGGACCATGGAGCTAAAATTGTAGAGCTATTAAAACAAAGACAATACAAACCAATATCTCAAATCGATCAAGCAATAGTTCTATTAGCTATTAAAAAAAGACTTATTAAATGATTGCCTTTATCAGAAATGACAAACTTTAAAGAAACTATTTTTAATTTCTTTAACACAGATAAAAATGGAGTAGCGCTTAGAAAATTATTAGAAACAGAAAAAGAGTTTAGCGATAAATTAGAAAATGATATTTATAAACAACTTGTTTCAATTTTAAAAACTATTACATCAAAACTAAATGGTTGAGTTGTTTCAGATTTTGGGGATGAAAAAGAATTTAAAGGACTTTAA
- a CDS encoding F0F1 ATP synthase subunit delta, which produces MERQNIIHNWATAISDIAIDNKKSNEYIEDLKSLLVMFEANPEIQNFLSNNFVDEDTKEKIIESSLQKKADENIINALKLMIKRKVFGSVQQIFKYSLKLIWESMNIEHGIIYSSTKINNSTIEVIEKKLSSKLNKNINLENIIDENIIAGIVVEVANKSYDFSVKGKLEDMKNKLKENRS; this is translated from the coding sequence ATGGAAAGACAAAACATTATTCACAATTGAGCAACTGCAATATCAGATATAGCAATAGATAATAAAAAATCGAACGAATATATAGAAGATTTGAAAAGTCTTTTAGTTATGTTTGAGGCTAATCCAGAAATCCAAAACTTTTTATCAAATAACTTTGTTGATGAAGACACTAAAGAAAAAATTATAGAATCTTCATTGCAAAAAAAAGCCGATGAAAATATCATTAATGCATTAAAGCTAATGATAAAAAGAAAAGTTTTTGGGTCAGTGCAACAAATTTTTAAATACTCTTTAAAATTAATTTGAGAGAGTATGAACATTGAACACGGAATTATATATTCTTCAACAAAAATAAACAATTCTACAATCGAAGTTATAGAGAAAAAACTTTCTTCAAAACTAAATAAAAATATTAATTTAGAAAATATAATTGACGAAAATATTATTGCCGGTATTGTCGTAGAGGTTGCTAATAAAAGTTATGATTTTTCAGTTAAAGGTAAACTTGAAGATATGAAAAATAAATTAAAAGAAAACAGAAGCTAA
- a CDS encoding YigZ family protein has translation MKVDSFNELDIEEFLSTYKAFKNSKFITIIWKVYNKNQLEEFLNINKDNTATHNCYAYKYGFQNQEYGYFNDKEPNGTSGDCLLSIINKKNITNIVILVTRHFGGTKLGTGNLQKAYSAGAIELIDKSSIKIKSIMCKLKIQYSINDSKKINNFINKICVKTIPLIVYEGNFVISTVLIKTKELLNEVMFKIKILEEIIDYF, from the coding sequence ATGAAAGTGGATAGTTTCAATGAATTAGATATTGAAGAATTTTTATCAACTTATAAAGCTTTTAAAAACTCTAAGTTTATTACAATTATTTGAAAAGTTTATAACAAAAACCAATTAGAGGAATTTTTAAATATCAATAAGGACAATACTGCTACTCATAATTGTTATGCATATAAATATGGATTTCAAAATCAAGAGTATGGTTATTTTAATGATAAAGAGCCTAATGGTACGTCAGGCGATTGTTTACTTAGCATAATTAATAAAAAAAATATTACTAATATTGTAATTTTAGTAACAAGACACTTTGGCGGAACAAAGTTAGGTACTGGTAATTTGCAAAAAGCATATTCGGCAGGCGCAATTGAACTAATTGATAAATCAAGTATCAAAATTAAAAGTATTATGTGTAAGTTGAAAATTCAATATTCAATTAATGATAGTAAAAAAATAAATAATTTTATAAATAAAATATGTGTAAAAACAATACCATTAATAGTATACGAAGGAAACTTTGTTATATCTACTGTACTAATTAAAACTAAGGAACTATTAAATGAAGTGATGTTTAAAATTAAAATTCTAGAAGAAATTATTGACTATTTTTAA
- the atpD gene encoding F0F1 ATP synthase subunit beta has product MIKSSEGKVVQVLGPVVDIKFNPSELPELLNTIEVDNNGVKLVLEVVQHIGDDLVRTIAMGPTEGMIRGLKAKNTGRPISVPVGDKVLGRMFNVLGEPIDDKPQVKDVETLPIHRQAPSYDELATSAEILETGIKVIDLMMPFSKGGKIGLFGGAGVGKTVLVQELINNVAKAHGGISVFAGVGERTREGNDLYYEMIEAGVIDKTTLVFGQMNEPPGARMRVALTGLTIAEYFRDFKKQDVLLFIDNIFRFTQAGSEVSALLGRMPSAVGYQPTLSTEMGALQERITSTKKGSITSVQAVYVPADDLTDPAPATTFTHLDARVVLDRGIASLGVYPAIDPLSSSSRMLDPQIIGEEHYQISLKVQETLQKYKELQSIIAILGMEELSEEDKIIVNRARKIRNFMSQPFTVGEKFTGRSGKYVQVSDTIRSFKAILNGELDNVPEVLFMYAGSIDDVLERFKEQSNGKRV; this is encoded by the coding sequence ATGATTAAAAGTTCAGAAGGAAAAGTAGTTCAGGTTCTTGGACCGGTTGTTGACATTAAGTTTAACCCATCAGAGTTGCCAGAGTTACTAAATACAATTGAAGTTGATAATAATGGAGTTAAACTTGTATTAGAAGTTGTTCAACATATTGGTGATGATTTAGTTAGAACAATTGCTATGGGTCCTACAGAAGGAATGATAAGAGGACTTAAAGCAAAAAATACAGGAAGACCAATATCTGTTCCTGTTGGAGATAAAGTTTTAGGAAGAATGTTTAATGTTTTAGGTGAACCAATAGATGATAAACCTCAGGTTAAGGATGTTGAAACTTTACCAATTCATAGACAAGCTCCGAGTTACGATGAACTTGCAACATCTGCAGAAATATTAGAAACTGGAATTAAAGTTATTGATCTAATGATGCCTTTTTCAAAAGGGGGTAAAATTGGATTATTTGGTGGTGCCGGAGTTGGTAAAACAGTTTTAGTTCAAGAATTAATTAACAACGTTGCTAAAGCCCATGGTGGTATATCTGTTTTTGCAGGAGTTGGAGAACGTACAAGAGAAGGAAATGACTTGTATTATGAAATGATTGAAGCTGGAGTAATTGATAAAACTACTTTAGTATTTGGTCAAATGAACGAACCACCAGGAGCAAGAATGAGAGTTGCATTAACAGGTCTTACAATTGCAGAATATTTTAGAGATTTTAAAAAACAGGATGTTTTACTATTTATTGACAATATTTTTAGATTTACTCAAGCCGGATCAGAAGTATCTGCTTTGCTTGGAAGAATGCCTTCAGCTGTTGGTTATCAACCAACCTTATCCACAGAAATGGGTGCATTGCAAGAAAGAATTACTTCTACTAAAAAGGGATCAATCACATCTGTTCAGGCAGTTTATGTTCCAGCTGATGACTTAACAGACCCTGCGCCTGCAACTACATTTACTCACTTGGACGCTAGAGTTGTTCTTGATAGAGGGATTGCCTCTTTAGGAGTATACCCCGCAATTGACCCTCTGAGTTCAAGTTCGAGAATGTTAGATCCTCAAATAATTGGTGAAGAACATTATCAAATAAGTTTAAAAGTGCAAGAGACTTTGCAGAAGTATAAAGAACTTCAATCAATTATTGCTATTTTGGGAATGGAAGAGTTATCAGAAGAGGATAAAATTATTGTTAATAGAGCAAGAAAGATTAGAAACTTTATGTCTCAACCATTTACAGTTGGGGAGAAATTTACTGGTAGATCAGGAAAATATGTGCAAGTAAGTGACACAATAAGATCATTTAAAGCAATTTTAAATGGAGAACTTGATAATGTTCCAGAAGTATTATTTATGTACGCGGGTTCAATTGATGATGTTTTAGAAAGATTTAAAGAACAATCAAATGGGAAAAGAGTTTAA
- a CDS encoding 5'-3' exonuclease yields the protein MDKKKVVIIDGYHLLHKGYYGSLKRKKVAVNREGKLINAVYVFVANIYQLIKSNSYHTIIVTFDVGKECWRREIYPEYKATRKETPPELIPQMQLVREFLTSANIPWYEKERYEGDDIMGTICRLAVKLGYDVEIFSNDKDTYQLVSENVTIVSQQSKKAEKEVVTEDTVTEKFGCLPCQIPDIKSLLGDQSDNIKGVKGLHYKTAIKMIKKYGNVENIFQNIADFPPDKQKKLEECKEHVLKNKKITRILSNVDLGRIDFRPLRVNYIRFMGFLKRERMWAFTKMINDKFEEQQKIMITHRENLQKENSGS from the coding sequence ATGGATAAGAAAAAAGTTGTAATAATTGATGGTTATCATTTATTACATAAGGGTTACTACGGTAGTCTAAAAAGAAAAAAAGTGGCCGTCAATCGTGAAGGAAAACTTATAAATGCAGTATACGTTTTTGTAGCAAATATTTATCAATTAATCAAATCTAATAGTTACCATACAATTATCGTTACATTTGATGTTGGTAAAGAATGTTGGAGAAGAGAAATATATCCTGAATATAAAGCAACGAGAAAAGAAACACCCCCAGAATTAATCCCACAAATGCAGTTAGTTAGAGAGTTTCTAACATCTGCAAATATCCCTTGGTATGAAAAGGAAAGATATGAAGGCGATGACATTATGGGAACTATTTGTCGACTTGCTGTTAAACTTGGATATGATGTTGAAATATTTTCAAATGATAAAGATACATATCAACTTGTTAGCGAAAACGTTACAATTGTATCTCAACAATCAAAAAAAGCTGAAAAAGAAGTTGTTACAGAAGATACAGTTACAGAAAAGTTTGGTTGTTTACCTTGTCAAATACCTGATATTAAATCACTACTTGGTGATCAATCAGATAATATTAAAGGTGTTAAGGGTTTACATTATAAGACAGCTATAAAAATGATTAAAAAATATGGTAACGTTGAAAATATATTTCAAAACATTGCTGACTTTCCACCAGATAAGCAAAAAAAACTAGAAGAGTGCAAAGAGCATGTTTTAAAAAATAAAAAAATAACAAGAATTCTTAGTAATGTTGATTTGGGAAGAATTGACTTTAGACCATTGAGGGTAAATTATATTAGGTTTATGGGATTTTTGAAAAGAGAACGTATGTGAGCTTTTACAAAAATGATAAACGATAAATTTGAAGAACAACAAAAAATTATGATAACTCATAGAGAAAATTTACAAAAAGAAAACTCAGGTAGTTAA
- the secA gene encoding preprotein translocase subunit SecA has protein sequence MARDKVIVRNHGKIADKIIAMEEKFSNLKDEDFVNKTSEFKERLKNGESLDDLLIETFAVVREAAYRVLGLKAYRVQLIGAIILHQGDIAEMKTGEGKTLTGLFPAYLNALSGEGVHVVTVNEYLSQRDSEINGKVYSLLGLTVGLNGRGLTKDEKRNAYSQDITYTTNAELGFDYLRDNMVYQFSQKVQRKLNYAIIDEADSILIDEARTPLIISGGSQNRVNLYKAADTFAKSISRETDIELDLEFKQVYLTESGIEKAQSYFSLDNLFDVKNTELFHLIMNALKANYTFKKEVEYTIQENEIVLIDQFTGRVMPGRAYSDGLHQAIQAKENVNVEEETVTLATITYQNFYRLYNKLSGMTGTAKTEEEEFLKIYNTRVICCPTNKPVIRKDEPDYTFGTKKAKFKKLLADLKELNDQGRPVLIGTTSVESSEQVARNLEKAGFKFEMINAKNHHREAEIVEKAGQPKAITLATNMAGRGTDIKLTEETRTNGGLFVMGVERNEARRIDNQLRGRSGRQGDPGTSRFYISMEDELMVRFASPKIRQMFLKLGDDHIKSKMFTRAITNAQKKLEGLNFDQRKNVLDYDNILSQQREAMYAQRDSILLQEDLKNVIARFQYTVAFETVENNSELVRGEKVINNKSLIESINGKLVATNAIVEKDFNSLEKNEVARLIQQKMMEYYLEKTKDVPPNVILELERRTIIQSFDKHWTKHINLSQKLRSGIYLQQYAQNNPLHEYVEESARLFNKMKVLIAQDAIEGLNESFVRSIDENDIRMSNVNQETNEKKVIDVTDKDINDILNEWKIMPNDFSRPSVEKRFNELLVDFKNDPKMLERTKFQFFILEGLMKKLDEVFEQKNKKMMELTQDDLDNILKKFDLYQKKFTKEDIKASVDKLTVDKNDEEKNRIMIEAQILLAVAEKIQEPQDYVVKDKKGKVKKIIKVNKDGSVNPDEIHDTEQVQTKTKIG, from the coding sequence ATGGCAAGAGACAAGGTCATAGTTAGAAATCATGGAAAAATCGCAGATAAAATAATTGCAATGGAAGAAAAATTTAGTAATCTTAAAGATGAAGATTTTGTAAATAAAACTTCAGAGTTTAAAGAAAGACTAAAAAATGGGGAGTCATTAGATGATCTATTAATTGAAACATTTGCAGTTGTTAGAGAAGCTGCATACAGAGTGTTGGGTTTAAAAGCCTATAGAGTTCAACTAATTGGGGCAATTATTTTGCACCAAGGTGATATTGCTGAAATGAAAACTGGTGAAGGTAAAACTTTAACAGGTCTTTTTCCTGCTTATTTAAATGCTTTGAGTGGTGAGGGAGTTCATGTTGTTACTGTTAATGAGTACTTATCACAAAGAGATAGCGAAATAAATGGTAAAGTATATAGTTTACTTGGTTTAACTGTTGGTTTAAACGGTAGAGGTCTTACAAAAGATGAAAAAAGAAATGCATATTCTCAAGATATTACTTACACAACTAATGCAGAATTAGGTTTTGATTATTTAAGAGATAATATGGTTTACCAATTTAGTCAAAAAGTTCAAAGAAAATTAAATTATGCAATAATTGATGAGGCCGACTCAATTCTAATTGATGAAGCAAGAACACCGTTAATTATTTCAGGAGGTAGCCAAAATAGAGTAAACCTATATAAGGCTGCTGATACTTTCGCTAAATCTATATCAAGAGAAACTGACATTGAATTAGATTTAGAATTTAAACAAGTTTATTTAACAGAAAGTGGTATTGAAAAAGCACAATCTTATTTTAGTTTAGATAATTTATTTGATGTTAAAAACACTGAACTTTTTCACTTAATAATGAATGCTCTTAAAGCAAACTACACTTTTAAAAAAGAAGTTGAATACACTATTCAGGAAAACGAAATAGTTTTAATTGATCAATTTACAGGTAGGGTAATGCCAGGTAGAGCATATAGTGATGGATTACATCAAGCTATTCAAGCAAAAGAAAACGTTAATGTAGAAGAAGAAACTGTTACACTTGCAACCATCACATACCAAAACTTTTACAGACTATATAACAAACTATCTGGTATGACAGGAACAGCTAAAACCGAAGAAGAAGAGTTCTTGAAAATTTATAATACAAGAGTTATTTGTTGTCCAACAAATAAACCTGTGATTAGAAAAGATGAACCTGACTACACATTTGGAACTAAGAAAGCTAAGTTTAAAAAACTTTTAGCTGATTTAAAAGAGTTAAATGATCAAGGTAGACCAGTTCTTATTGGTACTACATCAGTTGAATCATCAGAACAAGTTGCCAGAAATCTTGAAAAAGCAGGCTTTAAATTTGAAATGATAAATGCAAAAAATCACCATAGAGAAGCAGAAATAGTTGAAAAAGCAGGGCAACCAAAAGCAATTACTTTAGCAACAAACATGGCCGGTAGAGGTACTGACATCAAACTTACTGAGGAAACAAGAACAAATGGTGGTCTTTTTGTTATGGGTGTTGAACGAAACGAAGCAAGAAGAATTGATAATCAATTGCGTGGTAGAAGTGGTAGACAAGGTGACCCAGGAACTTCAAGATTTTACATTTCAATGGAAGATGAATTAATGGTAAGATTTGCATCACCAAAAATTAGACAAATGTTTTTGAAATTGGGAGATGACCATATTAAATCAAAAATGTTTACAAGAGCAATTACTAATGCGCAAAAAAAACTAGAAGGTTTAAACTTTGATCAAAGAAAAAACGTTTTAGACTATGACAACATATTAAGTCAACAAAGAGAAGCTATGTATGCTCAAAGAGACTCAATATTATTGCAAGAAGATTTAAAAAACGTAATTGCAAGATTCCAATATACAGTTGCATTTGAAACTGTAGAAAATAACTCAGAACTTGTAAGAGGAGAAAAAGTTATTAATAACAAATCTTTAATTGAATCAATTAACGGAAAACTTGTTGCAACCAATGCAATAGTTGAAAAAGATTTTAATAGTTTAGAAAAAAATGAAGTTGCTCGTTTAATACAGCAAAAAATGATGGAATATTATTTAGAAAAAACAAAAGATGTACCTCCTAATGTTATTCTTGAGTTAGAAAGAAGAACCATAATTCAATCATTTGATAAACATTGAACAAAACATATTAATCTATCACAAAAATTAAGAAGTGGAATTTACTTACAACAGTATGCGCAAAACAACCCACTTCATGAATATGTAGAAGAGTCTGCAAGATTGTTTAATAAAATGAAAGTTTTAATTGCTCAAGATGCAATTGAAGGCTTAAACGAATCATTTGTAAGATCTATTGATGAGAATGATATTAGAATGTCAAACGTAAACCAAGAAACTAATGAAAAAAAAGTTATTGATGTTACAGATAAAGATATTAATGATATATTAAATGAATGAAAAATTATGCCAAATGATTTTTCAAGACCATCAGTTGAAAAAAGATTCAATGAATTGCTTGTCGATTTTAAAAATGATCCAAAAATGTTAGAGAGAACAAAATTTCAATTCTTTATCCTTGAAGGATTAATGAAAAAATTAGATGAAGTTTTTGAACAAAAAAATAAAAAAATGATGGAATTAACACAAGACGATTTAGATAACATATTGAAAAAATTTGACCTATACCAAAAAAAATTCACAAAAGAAGATATTAAAGCAAGTGTTGATAAACTTACAGTCGATAAAAATGATGAAGAAAAAAATAGAATTATGATTGAAGCTCAAATTCTTTTAGCAGTTGCTGAAAAAATTCAAGAACCACAAGATTACGTAGTTAAAGATAAAAAAGGTAAAGTAAAAAAAATAATAAAAGTAAACAAAGATGGTTCTGTGAATCCAGATGAAATCCATGACACAGAGCAAGTCCAAACTAAAACAAAAATTGGATAA
- a CDS encoding F0F1 ATP synthase subunit epsilon: MGKEFKLKIVTPEETFLDDIEVDSLTIVTTAGKITVYANHAPIVSTLVIGNMKYTVNNITKHIHLHRGIIKISNNQVKIITQRLYEVDEKGQRI, from the coding sequence ATGGGAAAAGAGTTTAAACTTAAAATAGTAACTCCAGAAGAAACTTTTCTAGATGATATTGAAGTTGATTCATTAACAATTGTTACAACAGCTGGAAAAATAACAGTTTATGCAAATCATGCCCCAATTGTTTCAACTCTTGTTATTGGTAATATGAAGTATACTGTAAATAATATAACCAAACACATTCATCTTCACCGTGGAATTATAAAAATATCTAACAATCAAGTTAAAATAATTACCCAAAGACTTTATGAAGTTGATGAAAAAGGTCAAAGAATATAA
- the atpF gene encoding F0F1 ATP synthase subunit B, whose product MINFLEKPGYGLPDIIEGLFPNLPILIAHILSTIIILLLLFKLVYKPFRQTIRDRRKKINALLDEASSKQTIANKNNADATRFLESAKTEAKTIVDSARGQADSIKLEIINNAKKEAQNIQDHANKILDFEKNEAKENIRKEIIDIAFDVAEKVVEKSISKSDNDKFINDFLNSIDGK is encoded by the coding sequence ATGATAAATTTTTTAGAAAAACCAGGATATGGTTTACCAGATATAATTGAAGGTTTGTTTCCAAATCTGCCAATTTTAATTGCTCACATCTTGTCAACAATTATTATTTTGCTTTTATTATTTAAACTTGTTTATAAACCATTTAGACAAACAATTAGAGATAGAAGAAAAAAAATTAATGCTTTGTTAGATGAAGCATCTTCAAAACAAACAATAGCAAATAAAAATAACGCTGATGCTACAAGGTTTTTAGAAAGTGCAAAAACAGAAGCTAAAACAATAGTTGATTCTGCACGTGGTCAAGCCGATAGCATTAAATTAGAAATAATTAACAACGCAAAAAAAGAAGCTCAAAATATTCAAGATCATGCAAATAAAATATTAGACTTTGAAAAAAATGAGGCTAAAGAAAATATTAGAAAAGAAATAATTGATATTGCATTTGATGTCGCAGAAAAAGTTGTTGAAAAATCAATTTCAAAAAGTGATAATGATAAATTTATTAATGATTTTTTAAACAGCATCGATGGTAAATAG
- a CDS encoding ATP synthase subunit c family protein — translation MFLEVLKNSCILTGGSFITMLPIYTLFSQFMFLAEGDGYKLLGAGICSFGMIGASLGQGIVGYGACIAMGRNPEVAPKVTGTLIITAGFAESGAIYALVISILLIFVA, via the coding sequence ATGTTTTTAGAAGTTTTAAAAAATTCATGTATTTTAACAGGGGGCTCATTTATAACAATGTTGCCAATTTACACATTGTTTTCTCAATTTATGTTCCTTGCAGAAGGTGACGGATATAAATTGTTAGGTGCAGGTATTTGTAGTTTTGGTATGATTGGAGCCAGTTTAGGTCAAGGTATAGTTGGTTATGGTGCATGTATTGCAATGGGTCGTAACCCTGAAGTAGCTCCAAAAGTTACAGGTACTTTAATTATTACAGCTGGTTTTGCAGAATCTGGTGCCATATATGCTTTAGTTATTAGTATTTTACTAATATTTGTTGCATAG